The Methylocaldum marinum genome includes the window TGGCCGACTGGACCACGCCGCCGAACAGGTTGACGTAGGCGCTGCTTTTCATGGTGACTTTCGGCACCATCAGTGTCGCCGGTCGCACCTGCTGATTGCAGGCTCTGATCGCGAACATGCGGGTATGGCCCGCGGTCTGGCCCATCATATTGGCGAAGGCTTGACCGACGGGACCGTTCACGTCGCCGATGAGAATTTCCGGCATGGCGTCGGTATATTGCCCTTCGGCAGCCAGGACCGTGGCTTCGCCGGTTTTGAAGATGATCTTGTCGGACATGGCATGTCTCCTCGGTCTATTTCTTGATCCAGCGACCCGCGGGGGACCGGACGTACTGGCCGGGCGGAGTCTTCTCGATCGCCTTCTTTCCGGCCAAGGCCTCCACGACATTCAGGCTGGTGCCGTTGGCCTTGGCGACCTGCTGGTATTGGTGGCGGCGCTTTGCATTGATATCCGCGATGAGCGCTCTGACCTCGGCCGACGGATTGGCGCCCACCGCCTCCAGGTAACCGTTGGGCTGTTCACCCACCAAACCTTGTCTCTTCGCGTCGTCGAGACCGATCGCCCAGCTCTGCGGCATCCAGCCCGCGATACCGAGCAGCAACGCCAATAGCGGGGCAATCGCCCCCCGCAAGGAAAAATATCTGGACATGGCAATTCCTCGTTCGAATCAGAATAGTCCGCTCTCTTTCGAGAGAATGTCTTCCAAGTCCTTTTCGACTTTTACACGGACTTCGTGGTCGATTTTGACGTTGAGATTGATGGTGATGGGTTCCTGCGGTGCAGCCAGCTCGACGCGAGGGGTGCACGCTGTCAGGAAGGCCATCGCAGCGACAGCAGAGACCTTTGCTGGAAAAGTGTCTCGGATCATTGTTGTCTTCTTGTACCGGGGCCGAAAAGAGCGGCTGAGGATAGCATCGGATTTTTCCGATAGCCAGAGCATTTTTAGACCTGCTGTACGAATGCGCGCAAGGTCGGGAATCCTTTCCCGACGCTGCGGCCCGGTCGAGCGTCCTCGTCGGCAAGGGCTTGCCGACCTACAATCGTGCCACCCTGTAGGTCGGCAATCCTTTCCCGACATCATGCTCCGACCGAGCGTCTGCGTCGGCAAGGGCTTGCCGACCTACAATCGTGCCGCCCTGTAGGTCGGGAACCCTTTCCCGACGGCACAGCCCGGTCCGGCGTCTTTGTCGGCAAGGGATTGCCGACCTACGATCGGGCACCCCGTAGATACTGTTATCCGGGTCAAGTGCCATGGAGTGCTGGATCGAAGGGTTTTCCGGACTTGAGGACGCCGAAAGCGACCTGGAGGAGCTTGCGCATCATGGCACCGATGATGAGCTTGGCGGGCTTGCCCGAGAGCGCGAGCCGGTTCTTGAAGGGCTGGCCCCAAGCGGTCTTATACAGGATCACCATGGCTGGCATGTAGAGGGCTTTGCGCAAGAAGGCATGGCCGACCTTGGACAGCCGCGGCTTGGTTTTCACGCTCGTTCCGGACTCCTGCCGGCGCGGGTCGAGCCCGGCGAAGGCGACGGCTTGTCGGCTATTGGCGAAGCGGCTGGGCTCGGCATAGAAGGCGAGCAGAATGGCGATGGTGCGTTCCCCGATACCGGGGATGCTCTCGAGTAATTCGCGCTTCCCCTTCAGATCGGGGTTAGAGTCGATGTGCTCATTGATGGTTTTGATCAGGCTCTTGATCTGCTGATCGAGCCAATTCAGGTGTTCTTGAATGTTGGTGCGCACCGCGTCCCGGGCGACCTCCAGGCGGTTACTTTCCTGGGTCCGCAGGGCTTGCAACGCATCCAGACGCAACACGAGCGCGCGCAAGGCGATTTCGGCTTCGCTTCTCGCCTGCCAGGGAGGCGGATGGCGCTCGGCGCAAAATTCGGCGATGAGGCGCGCATCGACGGCATCGGTTTTGGTCCGGGTTAAGCGGGAAGCGGCATAGGCTTTGATTTGGGCAGGGTTGATGACGCTGACAGTGAACCCTTGGGTAGCCAAGCACTGGGCGACGTCTTCCCAATACACCCCAGTGGCTTCCATACACACGTGAACATTCCGTGCCTCTGGGCCGGTGAGCCAAGTGACGAGGGTGGCGAACCCGTCTTGGGAGTTGGCGATGACTTTGGTTCGGAACTTCCCGTTGGGGAGGCGTAACGCGCAGTCCAGTTTGGCTTTGGCGACATCAATTCCGAGATAAAACGTGGGCATCATGAACCTCAAATGATCTACCTTGTGAATGCGGGCTGCCGGCAAGCCGGGCCGAAGATACTGTTCGATCGCTCGATGAGGGTGAGCGACTGCTGCATCGATCTACGCAACGGGCTTGGTGTCCCAAGGGCGGGAACGGCATCCAGTCGCTCAAACCTGGAGCGCCCTCCAGGCCTGTGGTGACCGGTCGGGAGTCTTCTCCAACCCCTTCCGAACCACACGGAATTCATAATACAAGGTCGGGAATCCTTTCCCGACGGCGCGGCACGATCGAGCATCTGCGTCGGCAAGGGATTGTCGACCTACGACCGTGCCGCCTGGTAGGTCGGGAATCCTTTCCCGACGCCGTGCCTCGATCGAGCGGCTTTGTCGGCAAGGGATTGCCGACTTACGATCGGTGTAGCCTGGCCGCTGGCGCCTACACCTCCCGCCAAGCCGGTTCCGCCGTAAGAGATCGATGAAAGCTCTCCGGCCGGCCGTTTTGCGGCCTATTGCTTTTTCCGGTAATGTTCCTGAATCTGCTGATTCATGCGGTCGGTCAGATCGTCGGCAATGCTCAGGCTGCGCAGAAGCGTGGGAATGTTTT containing:
- the fae gene encoding formaldehyde-activating enzyme codes for the protein MSDKIIFKTGEATVLAAEGQYTDAMPEILIGDVNGPVGQAFANMMGQTAGHTRMFAIRACNQQVRPATLMVPKVTMKSSAYVNLFGGVVQSATADAVLDCVIEGIIPRDRVNDLCIISLVWIDPECAKDPNLDEKDLYRTNYEATKLAIKRALNDEPSIDELIANRRTIKHDMYDPDA
- a CDS encoding YdbL family protein, with product MSRYFSLRGAIAPLLALLLGIAGWMPQSWAIGLDDAKRQGLVGEQPNGYLEAVGANPSAEVRALIADINAKRRHQYQQVAKANGTSLNVVEALAGKKAIEKTPPGQYVRSPAGRWIKK
- a CDS encoding YnbE family lipoprotein encodes the protein MIRDTFPAKVSAVAAMAFLTACTPRVELAAPQEPITINLNVKIDHEVRVKVEKDLEDILSKESGLF
- a CDS encoding IS110 family RNA-guided transposase → MPTFYLGIDVAKAKLDCALRLPNGKFRTKVIANSQDGFATLVTWLTGPEARNVHVCMEATGVYWEDVAQCLATQGFTVSVINPAQIKAYAASRLTRTKTDAVDARLIAEFCAERHPPPWQARSEAEIALRALVLRLDALQALRTQESNRLEVARDAVRTNIQEHLNWLDQQIKSLIKTINEHIDSNPDLKGKRELLESIPGIGERTIAILLAFYAEPSRFANSRQAVAFAGLDPRRQESGTSVKTKPRLSKVGHAFLRKALYMPAMVILYKTAWGQPFKNRLALSGKPAKLIIGAMMRKLLQVAFGVLKSGKPFDPALHGT